The Phyllopteryx taeniolatus isolate TA_2022b chromosome 9, UOR_Ptae_1.2, whole genome shotgun sequence genome contains a region encoding:
- the card19 gene encoding caspase recruitment domain family, member 19 isoform X2: protein MTSRGRVLRKGRRDSNMGDSFHEQLTEDGAFLRAERRLDTELVDKIILQLNRIYPQMLSDKEATKFRKLDVPTRVRLGELLTHLQAKGEEACREFYRALHLHVEDVYYSLPTRLRLRDSVDPITFPSAYKERHVMNDKGPLFFISCFSVAVGLALVYYLGEAKVTGGSGALGMAALGLKRKASEVLVWYTEESFKK, encoded by the exons ATGACGTCAAGGGGGCGGGTCTTAAGAAAGGGCAGAAGGGACTCCAACATGGGAG ATAGTTTCCATGAGCAGCTGACAGAGGATGGCGCTTTCCTCAGAGCAGAGAGGAGACTGGACACAGAGCTGGTGGACAAAATCATTCTCCAGCTCAACAGAATCTACCCTCAAATGCTTTCAGACAAGGAGGCCACAAAG TTCCGAAAGTTGGACGTGCCCACGCGCGTCCGACTGGGTGAGCTCCTGACTCACTTGCAGGCTAAAGGCGAGGAAGCATGCAGGGAATTTTACAGGGCGCTTCACCTGCATGTTGAGGACGTATACTATAGCTTGCCAACACGCCTCCGTCTCCGAG ATTCTGTTGATCCTATCACATTTCCAAGTGCCTATAAAGAGAGACATGTTATGAATGACAAAG GTCCCCTCTTCTTTATAAGCTGCTTCAGTGTTGCAGTTGGACTGGCATTAGTCTATTACTTAGGTG AAGCCAAAGTGACTGGAGGAAGTGGGGCCCTTGGGATGGCCGCTTTGGGTTTGAAAAGAAAAGCCAGCGAGGTTCTTGTATGGTACACAGAAGAAAGCTTCAAGAAGTAA
- the card19 gene encoding caspase recruitment domain family, member 19 isoform X3, translating into MTSRGRVLRKGRRDSNMGDSFHEQLTEDGAFLRAERRLDTELVDKIILQLNRIYPQMLSDKEATKFRKLDVPTRVRLGELLTHLQAKGEEACREFYRALHLHVEDVYYSLPTRLRLRGPLFFISCFSVAVGLALVYYLGEAKVTGGSGALGMAALGLKRKASEVLVWYTEESFKK; encoded by the exons ATGACGTCAAGGGGGCGGGTCTTAAGAAAGGGCAGAAGGGACTCCAACATGGGAG ATAGTTTCCATGAGCAGCTGACAGAGGATGGCGCTTTCCTCAGAGCAGAGAGGAGACTGGACACAGAGCTGGTGGACAAAATCATTCTCCAGCTCAACAGAATCTACCCTCAAATGCTTTCAGACAAGGAGGCCACAAAG TTCCGAAAGTTGGACGTGCCCACGCGCGTCCGACTGGGTGAGCTCCTGACTCACTTGCAGGCTAAAGGCGAGGAAGCATGCAGGGAATTTTACAGGGCGCTTCACCTGCATGTTGAGGACGTATACTATAGCTTGCCAACACGCCTCCGTCTCCGAG GTCCCCTCTTCTTTATAAGCTGCTTCAGTGTTGCAGTTGGACTGGCATTAGTCTATTACTTAGGTG AAGCCAAAGTGACTGGAGGAAGTGGGGCCCTTGGGATGGCCGCTTTGGGTTTGAAAAGAAAAGCCAGCGAGGTTCTTGTATGGTACACAGAAGAAAGCTTCAAGAAGTAA
- the ninj1 gene encoding ninjurin-1, whose protein sequence is MATDNLEMNGDADRNGEAEVPLHDNRMRPRRPMNMNHYANKKSVAQSMLDVALLMANASQLKAVLEQGPSFSFYTPLIILISISLILQILVGILLIFIVKWNLNDERMHYRLNVMENMTTAFVFVIVVVNVFITAFGVQRPNVNQ, encoded by the exons ATGGCCACAGATAACTTGGAAATGAACGGCGACGCCGACCGGAACGGCGAGGCGGAG GTTCCACTGCATGACAACCGGATGAGGCCAAGGAGACCCATGAACATGAACCATTATGCCAATAAGAAGAGCGTGGCACAGAGCATGCTGGACGTGGCTCTGCTCATGGCCAATGCCTCGCAGTTGAAGGCCGTGCTGGAGCAAGGCCCATCCTTCTCCTTTTACACACCGCTCATCATTCTCATCAGCATCTCCCTCATCCTGCAAATCTTAGTGGGAATTCTGCTCATTTTCATCG TGAAGTGGAACCTGAATGATGAACGCATGCACTACAGGTTGAACGTCATGGAGAATATGACCACAGCCTTCGTGTTTGTCATTGTCGTGGTCAATGTCTTCATCACAGCCTTCGGCGTCCAGAGGCCCAACGTCAATCAATGA
- the card19 gene encoding caspase recruitment domain family, member 19 isoform X4 — translation MTSRGRVLRKGRRDSNMGDSFHEQLTEDGAFLRAERRLDTELVDKIILQLNRIYPQMLSDKEATKFRKLDVPTRVRLGELLTHLQAKGEEACREFYRALHLHVEDVYYSLPTRLRLRGLPLILLPSCSSQANSVDPITFPSAYKERHVMNDKGKRNTMNECSLGNGGSHYLL, via the exons ATGACGTCAAGGGGGCGGGTCTTAAGAAAGGGCAGAAGGGACTCCAACATGGGAG ATAGTTTCCATGAGCAGCTGACAGAGGATGGCGCTTTCCTCAGAGCAGAGAGGAGACTGGACACAGAGCTGGTGGACAAAATCATTCTCCAGCTCAACAGAATCTACCCTCAAATGCTTTCAGACAAGGAGGCCACAAAG TTCCGAAAGTTGGACGTGCCCACGCGCGTCCGACTGGGTGAGCTCCTGACTCACTTGCAGGCTAAAGGCGAGGAAGCATGCAGGGAATTTTACAGGGCGCTTCACCTGCATGTTGAGGACGTATACTATAGCTTGCCAACACGCCTCCGTCTCCGAGGTTTGCCTCTGATACTTCTTCCATCATGTAGTAGCCAAGCAA ATTCTGTTGATCCTATCACATTTCCAAGTGCCTATAAAGAGAGACATGTTATGAATGACAAAGGTAAGAGAAatacaatgaatgaatgtagtCTAGGCAATGGAGGATCCCACTATTTGCTATAG
- the card19 gene encoding caspase recruitment domain family, member 19 isoform X1 gives MTSRGRVLRKGRRDSNMGDSFHEQLTEDGAFLRAERRLDTELVDKIILQLNRIYPQMLSDKEATKFRKLDVPTRVRLGELLTHLQAKGEEACREFYRALHLHVEDVYYSLPTRLRLRGLPLILLPSCSSQANSVDPITFPSAYKERHVMNDKGPLFFISCFSVAVGLALVYYLGEAKVTGGSGALGMAALGLKRKASEVLVWYTEESFKK, from the exons ATGACGTCAAGGGGGCGGGTCTTAAGAAAGGGCAGAAGGGACTCCAACATGGGAG ATAGTTTCCATGAGCAGCTGACAGAGGATGGCGCTTTCCTCAGAGCAGAGAGGAGACTGGACACAGAGCTGGTGGACAAAATCATTCTCCAGCTCAACAGAATCTACCCTCAAATGCTTTCAGACAAGGAGGCCACAAAG TTCCGAAAGTTGGACGTGCCCACGCGCGTCCGACTGGGTGAGCTCCTGACTCACTTGCAGGCTAAAGGCGAGGAAGCATGCAGGGAATTTTACAGGGCGCTTCACCTGCATGTTGAGGACGTATACTATAGCTTGCCAACACGCCTCCGTCTCCGAGGTTTGCCTCTGATACTTCTTCCATCATGTAGTAGCCAAGCAA ATTCTGTTGATCCTATCACATTTCCAAGTGCCTATAAAGAGAGACATGTTATGAATGACAAAG GTCCCCTCTTCTTTATAAGCTGCTTCAGTGTTGCAGTTGGACTGGCATTAGTCTATTACTTAGGTG AAGCCAAAGTGACTGGAGGAAGTGGGGCCCTTGGGATGGCCGCTTTGGGTTTGAAAAGAAAAGCCAGCGAGGTTCTTGTATGGTACACAGAAGAAAGCTTCAAGAAGTAA